The following coding sequences lie in one Metopolophium dirhodum isolate CAU chromosome 5, ASM1992520v1, whole genome shotgun sequence genomic window:
- the LOC132945932 gene encoding rho GTPase-activating protein 21-B isoform X8, whose translation MAEDVSENREWSPSTPGQNRGEHRAGGPRSLFIRRSENGFGFTLRHFIVYPPESYLVLAGDERLGLRQGAGAYSDEPMDTIFVKHVREFGPASVAGLSTGDRIISVNGETVAGKSYAHVVQVIQQTQCHLYLLVVPMENDILQLYFSETAHNPETNQRPGRLKAAMTSGSELRFHHRGRDSSPIYQTIWDHPQHRSAVSGIGSASVSGTKPTSAAARFVSPHRTPGVRRSSVTDTNGSGGGYPHHRNKPAAAQSNNPNARHSMDIGVACRDALQLQVAADNSAAHYRLQRHLQYGGASQPPPPVDPVIMSRIKKSLEQKEEFLRRPVVQQLQQQQPAKEFYARPQKLLPPMWPPSLSSSSVNQPQQFPECSSAAVETSSPAQPPPAASKPKGKQFVNTLGKIHEDGSAGKSPATAAETADHHHPKQTGMPQVVSMRAKQFESGKIDDKTDFYKSELARLTSKHNVPNVAVRKMEYEQKLYTDKKQSAAADHQEITDDSITSYSSSSDKSISFTSPSAGFHSGNLIVPIGSSKIHCDPPKEYEPQKDESISKDESYRFKPVVRQDSYLAACKKPTIIEEERTTRRISYLQATAWGDRMSVDDLTTTESESEPTSIVVAPQKVQKKWRAPLFPGDIQRLRRLFEDAAASCDRGSSILGTKKNGPPFQDLGNSRVVKEGSLLCKVIQIDGKKACDRSWKPVWAVVRGQTLCLYKEKRESIPNISTDTPATLEKSDDVNVSCDRINLRTSTTDVAHDYTKRKHVMRLCSSVADMGCTELLLQADDTSSMVRWLKALQEQALEAQAPLSAEECLSISPGNTKGMRKLGTFRNRSPTGDSPITKTRKPDRSPCQVSQPQSPKSTNTWKNRMAKQLKKIQQGSGSPVSPIMPTLPPPPGTAIGIPLELCPPSTRSEFVPLIVEVCTSIVEEKGLDIIGIYRVPGNTAAITSLTEAVNNGGMETPDMALKLLQRDPRWTDVNVISSLLKSFFRRLPDALLTTEMYPHFIEADKIDDPVQRMVKLRELVHKLPDHHFETLRYLLMHLKKVVHHSGVNKMEARNLAIVFGPTLVHSADDNMVTMVTDMSHQCRIVESLILQADWCFGNGDVVDLTASIPENCGQVPEIEQTAPNQNLLDNINKVSGNQYTPFMAKDLVTNIVAAANRKMHRATGKNSNTSRKSRTNVTNNIVPHISVLPSASDIKHDVSNKDKLNSSKASSETVSSTSLNESEDSLDHLTTNDQSLDLPPQSNDGAPPIKTYVNLAETTQERIRRFEQETKAMLQREINRGQRRREYFGLDEPVTQANEALMLAKDYSPVMVKVSKGTTNGTNEQSNDSDLKNNQKRLKTSIESTDEWSVDSLSDGLRISNERPISHASDEGGDLLVSLTSAFDKKLKSLLIPSDSVDVEEKQPVAISSDEQTDVQTYRDPSLHRSLERRSQHITEKHEIETMKDSTSESMKDSSKIDNFECLQDINTNPNVRLRRSESLKQKENRPDYGNHVKLRRCESLNKHERYISKYTKFEAMMLTKNGDASKHRRSDSLTKTEKTECNMNKRKQGLSRRCSSLRDKEARQKRKNGVTTDRSIKRRHTVGGTKDFDKITWLDNKEREELEKSCKDRRTSSPDLSWARVVDGIKERGIRPRSMADPNFVSKLLNVPLESHV comes from the exons GTGTTGGCCGGAGACGAACGATTGGGCTTGCGGCAAGGCGCTGGCGCCTATTCTGACGAACCGATGGACACAATATTTGTGAAACACGTCAGGGAATTCGGTCCGGCTAGCGTAGCGGGTCTCAGTACTGGCGACCGCATAATCAGCGTCAACGGTGAAACGGTGGCCGGTAAGTCGTACGCACACGTCGTGCAGGTCATCCAGCAAACGCAATGCCATCTCTATTTGCTCGTGGTGCCCATGGAAAATGACATTCTACAGTTg TATTTCAGTGAGACAGCTCACAATCCCGAAACGAACCAGAGGCCTGGCCGCCTGAAAGCGGCTATGACATCTGGTAGTGAATTGCGTTTCCATCACCGTGGTCGCGATTCCAGTCCCATCTACCAGACCATCTGGGATCACCCCCAACACCGTAGCGCTGTTAGTGGCATTGGCAGTGCCAGTGTCAGTGGTACGAAACCGACGTCGGCCGCAGCTAGATTCGTGTCACCCCACCGCACGCCAGGCGTCCGGCGGTCGTCCGTCACCGATACGAACGGCAGTGGTGGCGGCTACCCTCACCATCGGAACAAGCCGGCAGCGGCACAGTCCAACAATCCGAACGCCCGACACAGCATGGACATAGGGGTGGCGTGCCGCGACGCACTGCAACTGCAAGTGGCGGCCGACAACTCGGCGGCCCATTATCGGCTCCAACGTCACCTGCAGTACGGTGGTGCGTCGCAGCCACCGCCGCCCGTCGACCCCGTCATCATGTCTCGGATAAAAAAAAGCCTCGAACAGAAGGAAGAGTTCCTCCGCCGTCCCGTGGTCCAGCaactgcagcagcagcaaccAGCCAAGGAGTTCTATGCCAGGCCACAAAAACTTTTGCCGCCCATGTGGCCGCCCTCGCTCTCGTCGTCGTCGGTCAACCAGCCGCAACAATTTCCGGAGTGCAGCTCTGCAGCGGTGGAAACGTCATCTCCCGCTCAGCCGCCACCAGCCGCGTCCAAGCCTAAAGGCAAACAGTTTGTGAACACTTTGGGAAAAATACACGAGGACGGCAGCGCTGGTAAGTCACCTGCGACGGCTGCTGAGACGGCCGACCACCATCACCCGAAACAGACAGGCATGCCGCAAGTGGTTTCCATGAGGGCCAAACAGTTCGAGAGCGGAAAAATCGACGACAAGACAGATTTCTACAAGAGTGAGTTGGCCCGACTAACGTCTAAACACAATGTTCCTAATGTGGCTGTGAGAAAAATGGAATACGAACAAAAACTTTACACCGATAAAAAACAATCTGCCGCCGCGGATCATCAAGAGATTACTGATGATTCGATTACTAGCTACAGTA GTTCTTCTGATAAGTCGATCTCTTTCACTAGTCCCTCCGCTGGATTTCATTCTGGGAATCTAATCGTACCGATTGGCAGCAGCAAAATACACTGCGATCCTCCCAAAGAATATGAACCACAAAAAG ACGAGTCTATTTCTAAAGATGAATCGTATCGCTTCAAACCGGTGGTGCGTCAAGATTCCTACCTGGCCGCATGTAAAAAACCCACTATTATAG AAGAAGAAAGGACCACCAGACGGATATCATACCTGCAAGCGACGGCCTGGGGCGATCGTATGAGTGTCGACGACCTCACCACCACCGAATCCGAATCCGAGCCCACCTCGATTGTCGTCGCCCCACAGAA AGTACAAAAAAAATGGCGCGCACCGTTATTTCCGGGTGACATACAAAGGTTACGGCGACTTTTCGAAGATGCCGCCGCAAGTTGTGACCGCGG CAGTAGCATACTGGGAACGAAGAAAAATGGCCCGCCGTTCCAGGACCTCGGCAACAGTCGCGTCGTCAAAGAAGGATCGTTGCTGTGCAAAGTGATACAGATCGATGGCAAG AAAGCATGCGATCGGTCGTGGAAACCGGTGTGGGCCGTTGTACGCGGACAGACGTTGTGTCTGTACAAAGAAAAACGAGAGTCTATACCTAACATTTCGACCGac acgcCCGCAACTCTTGAAAAGTCGGATGACGTGAACGTGTCCTGCGATCGTATCAACCTTAGAACGTCCACTACGGACGTGGCTCACGACTACACCAAGAGGAAGCACGTGATGCGACTTTGCTCCAGCGTCGCCGACATGGGGTGCACTGAACTACTGCTTCAAGCCGACGACACTTCGTCCATGGTGCGCTGGTTGAAAGCATTGCAGGAACAAGCTCTCGAGGCACAGGCACCTCTGTCTGCAGAAGAA TGTTTGAGCATCTCGCCTGGCAATACTAAGGGCATGCGTAAGTTAGGTACGTTCAGAAACCGTTCGCCCACCGGTGATTCTCCAATCACTAAGACGCGAAAACCGGACCGCAGCCCGTGCCAAGTATCACAGCCACAATCTCCTAAATCTACCAATACTTGGAAAAATCGAATGgccaaacaattaaaaaaaatacagcaaGGATCGGGGTCGCCGGTATCACCGATTATGCCCACACTACCGCCACCCCCGGGCACTGCAATCGGCATACCTCTGGAACTTTGTCCGCCG TCGACGCGTTCCGAGTTTGTACCATTAATAGTAGAAGTATGCACATCAATCGTTGAAGAAAAAGGGTTAGATATCATCGGCATATACag AGTACCTGGTAATACGGCTGCTATTACTTCACTAACAGAAGCGGTCAACAACGGTGGTATGGAAACCCCAGATATGGCCCTTAAACTTCTACAACGAGATCCCCGGTGGACAGATGTTAATGTAATCTCTAGCCTATTAAAATCATTCTTTAGAAGACTTCCCGATGCTCTACTAACAACTGAAATGTATCCACACTTCATCGAGGCTGATAAAATTGATGATCCTGTTCAACGAATGGTTAAATTGCGTGAACTA GTTCATAAACTGCCAGACCACCATTTTGAGACTTTAAGGTATTTGCTGATGCACCTCAAGAAAGTTGTTCATCATAGCGGGGTCAACAAAATGGAAGCACGTAACTTGGCTATTGTGTTTGGCCCTACTCTAGTTCATTCTGCTGATGATAACATGGTTACTATGGTCACAGATATGAGTCATCAGTGCCGCATTGTGGAATCGCTAATattacaa gCTGATTGGTGTTTTGGCAACGGAGATGTGGTAGATCTTACAGCATCCATACCTGAAAATTGTGGACAAGTTCCAGAAATTGAACAAACTGCTCCAAATCAAAATCTTTTGGATAACATCAACAAAGTTTCTGGCAATCAGTACACGCCATTTATGGCCAAAGACCTTGTGACCAATATTGTTGCTGCAGCTAATCGCAAAATGCATCGAGCTACTggcaaaaattcaaatacatcACGAAAGTCTCGTACCAACGTAACCAATAATATAGTTCCTCATATTAGTGTACTTCCAAGTGCATCTGATATTAAACAC GATGTGTCTAACAAAGATAAATTGAACAGCTCAAAAGCCAGTTCAGAGACCGTTTCAAGTACTAGCCTCAATGAATCTGAAGACAGTCTTGATCACCTAACAACTAATGATCAAAGTTTAGATTTACCACCACAAAGTAACGATGGTGCTCCCCCTATTAAGACTTATGTCAACTTAGCTGAAACTACTCAAGAAAGAATACGACGATTTGAACAGGAAACAAAAGCAATGCTTCAAAGAGAAATTAATAGAGGTCAAAGAAGAAGAGAGTATTTTGGACTTGACGAGCCTGTTACTCAAGCAAACGAAGCATTAATGCTAGCTAAAGATTATTCACCAG TCATGGTCAAAGTATCCAAAGGAACAACCAATGGAACTAATGAACAATCAAATGACTCagacttaaaaaataatcagaaaCGATTAAAAACTAGTATTGAGAGTACTGATGAATGGTCAGTAGATTCACTCAGTGATGGTTTAAGAATATCCAATGAACGTCCTATAAGTCACGCATCAGATGAAg GAGGGGATTTATTGGTGAGCCTGACCTCCGCTTTTGACAAAAAACTTAAATCCCTTTTAATACCCAGTGACTCTGTGGATGTTGAAGAGAAGCAGCCAGTGGCTATATCAAGTGATGAACAAACAGATGTGCAGACTTACAGAGATCCAAGCTTACATAGATCATTGGAAAGGCGCAGCCAGCATATAACCGAAAAACAT GAAATTGAAACCATGAAAGATTCAACTAGTGAATCAATGAAAGAttcttcaaaaattgataattttgaatGTCTTCAAGACATCAACACCAACCCAAATGTGCGTCTGCGTCGTTCCGAATCATTGAAACAAAAAGAAAACCGTCCAGACTATGGAAATCATGTAAAACTACGTCGTTGTGAGTCACTGAATAAACACGAAAGATATATATCTAAATACACAAAGTTTGAGGCAATGATGCTGACAAAAAACGGTGACGCTTCCAAACACCGGCGATCTGACTCCCTCACCAAGACGGAGAAGACCGAGTGCAACATGAACAAGCGAAAACAAGGATTGTCTAGACGCTGTAGTTCATTGCGCGATAAGGAAGCGCGCCAAAAACGTAAAAACGGTGTTACAACTGATCGCAGCATCAAGAGGCGGCATACAGTGGGTGGTACAAAGGACTTTGATAAGATCACATGGTTGGACAATAAGGAAAGAGAAGAATTAGAAAAAAGCTGCAAAGATAGAAGAACCAGTTCACCAGACCTTAGTTGGGCTCGTGTTGTGGATGGAATAAAAGAAAGAGGTATTAGACCCAGGAGCATGGCCGACCCAAACTTTGTGTCTAAACTGTTGAATGTACCTCTTGAGTCACATGTTTGA
- the LOC132945932 gene encoding rho GTPase-activating protein 21 isoform X10 gives MAEDVSENREWSPSTPGQNRGEHRAGGPRSLFIRRSENGFGFTLRHFIVYPPESYLVLAGDERLGLRQGAGAYSDEPMDTIFVKHVREFGPASVAGLSTGDRIISVNGETVAGKSYAHVVQVIQQTQCHLYLLVVPMENDILQLYFSETAHNPETNQRPGRLKAAMTSGSELRFHHRGRDSSPIYQTIWDHPQHRSAVSGIGSASVSGTKPTSAAARFVSPHRTPGVRRSSVTDTNGSGGGYPHHRNKPAAAQSNNPNARHSMDIGVACRDALQLQVAADNSAAHYRLQRHLQYGGASQPPPPVDPVIMSRIKKSLEQKEEFLRRPVVQQLQQQQPAKEFYARPQKLLPPMWPPSLSSSSVNQPQQFPECSSAAVETSSPAQPPPAASKPKGKQFVNTLGKIHEDGSAGKSPATAAETADHHHPKQTGMPQVVSMRAKQFESGKIDDKTDFYKSELARLTSKHNVPNVAVRKMEYEQKLYTDKKQSAAADHQEITDDSITSYSSSSDKSISFTSPSAGFHSGNLIVPIGSSKIHCDPPKEYEPQKDESISKDESYRFKPVVRQDSYLAACKKPTIIERRNQKPMENGAEKSKTRRRNARPTRLELPKDRPVDFAAQSTGSSQVSSDDTETVAAAAELQKPCEMITLRPTNSSFDNEEERTTRRISYLQATAWGDRMSVDDLTTTESESEPTSIVVAPQKVQKKWRAPLFPGDIQRLRRLFEDAAASCDRGSSILGTKKNGPPFQDLGNSRVVKEGSLLCKVIQIDGKKACDRSWKPVWAVVRGQTLCLYKEKRESIPNISTDTPATLEKSDDVNVSCDRINLRTSTTDVAHDYTKRKHVMRLCSSVADMGCTELLLQADDTSSMVRWLKALQEQALEAQAPLSAEECLSISPGNTKGMRKLGTFRNRSPTGDSPITKTRKPDRSPCQVSQPQSPKSTNTWKNRMAKQLKKIQQGSGSPVSPIMPTLPPPPGTAIGIPLELCPPSTRSEFVPLIVEVCTSIVEEKGLDIIGIYRVPGNTAAITSLTEAVNNGGMETPDMALKLLQRDPRWTDVNVISSLLKSFFRRLPDALLTTEMYPHFIEADKIDDPVQRMVKLRELVHKLPDHHFETLRYLLMHLKKVVHHSGVNKMEARNLAIVFGPTLVHSADDNMVTMVTDMSHQCRIVESLILQADWCFGNGDVVDLTASIPENCGQVPEIEQTAPNQNLLDNINKVSGNQYTPFMAKDLVTNIVAAANRKMHRATGKNSNTSRKSRTNVTNNIVPHISVLPSASDIKHDVSNKDKLNSSKASSETVSSTSLNESEDSLDHLTTNDQSLDLPPQSNDGAPPIKTYVNLAETTQERIRRFEQETKAMLQREINRGQRRREYFGLDEPVTQANEALMLAKDYSPVMVKVSKGTTNGTNEQSNDSDLKNNQKRLKTSIESTDEWSVDSLSDGLRISNERPISHASDEANGNIHQHLSNKRQGWVFGTSLNQYPHYYYYQPERRGFIGEPDLRF, from the exons GTGTTGGCCGGAGACGAACGATTGGGCTTGCGGCAAGGCGCTGGCGCCTATTCTGACGAACCGATGGACACAATATTTGTGAAACACGTCAGGGAATTCGGTCCGGCTAGCGTAGCGGGTCTCAGTACTGGCGACCGCATAATCAGCGTCAACGGTGAAACGGTGGCCGGTAAGTCGTACGCACACGTCGTGCAGGTCATCCAGCAAACGCAATGCCATCTCTATTTGCTCGTGGTGCCCATGGAAAATGACATTCTACAGTTg TATTTCAGTGAGACAGCTCACAATCCCGAAACGAACCAGAGGCCTGGCCGCCTGAAAGCGGCTATGACATCTGGTAGTGAATTGCGTTTCCATCACCGTGGTCGCGATTCCAGTCCCATCTACCAGACCATCTGGGATCACCCCCAACACCGTAGCGCTGTTAGTGGCATTGGCAGTGCCAGTGTCAGTGGTACGAAACCGACGTCGGCCGCAGCTAGATTCGTGTCACCCCACCGCACGCCAGGCGTCCGGCGGTCGTCCGTCACCGATACGAACGGCAGTGGTGGCGGCTACCCTCACCATCGGAACAAGCCGGCAGCGGCACAGTCCAACAATCCGAACGCCCGACACAGCATGGACATAGGGGTGGCGTGCCGCGACGCACTGCAACTGCAAGTGGCGGCCGACAACTCGGCGGCCCATTATCGGCTCCAACGTCACCTGCAGTACGGTGGTGCGTCGCAGCCACCGCCGCCCGTCGACCCCGTCATCATGTCTCGGATAAAAAAAAGCCTCGAACAGAAGGAAGAGTTCCTCCGCCGTCCCGTGGTCCAGCaactgcagcagcagcaaccAGCCAAGGAGTTCTATGCCAGGCCACAAAAACTTTTGCCGCCCATGTGGCCGCCCTCGCTCTCGTCGTCGTCGGTCAACCAGCCGCAACAATTTCCGGAGTGCAGCTCTGCAGCGGTGGAAACGTCATCTCCCGCTCAGCCGCCACCAGCCGCGTCCAAGCCTAAAGGCAAACAGTTTGTGAACACTTTGGGAAAAATACACGAGGACGGCAGCGCTGGTAAGTCACCTGCGACGGCTGCTGAGACGGCCGACCACCATCACCCGAAACAGACAGGCATGCCGCAAGTGGTTTCCATGAGGGCCAAACAGTTCGAGAGCGGAAAAATCGACGACAAGACAGATTTCTACAAGAGTGAGTTGGCCCGACTAACGTCTAAACACAATGTTCCTAATGTGGCTGTGAGAAAAATGGAATACGAACAAAAACTTTACACCGATAAAAAACAATCTGCCGCCGCGGATCATCAAGAGATTACTGATGATTCGATTACTAGCTACAGTA GTTCTTCTGATAAGTCGATCTCTTTCACTAGTCCCTCCGCTGGATTTCATTCTGGGAATCTAATCGTACCGATTGGCAGCAGCAAAATACACTGCGATCCTCCCAAAGAATATGAACCACAAAAAG ACGAGTCTATTTCTAAAGATGAATCGTATCGCTTCAAACCGGTGGTGCGTCAAGATTCCTACCTGGCCGCATGTAAAAAACCCACTATTATAG AGCGACGAAACCAGAAGCCGATGGAAAACGGAGCGGAAAAGTCAAAAACCCGTCGGCGGAACGCGCGACCGACGCGCCTCGAGCTGCCCAAGGATAGGCCTGTCGATTTTGCCGCGCAGTCCACTGGCTCCAGCCAAG TGTCTTCAGACGATACGGAAACTGTGGCCGCAGCCGCCGAGCTTCAAAAACCGTGTGAAATGATCACGTTGAGACCGACTAACTCGAGTTTTGATAATG AAGAAGAAAGGACCACCAGACGGATATCATACCTGCAAGCGACGGCCTGGGGCGATCGTATGAGTGTCGACGACCTCACCACCACCGAATCCGAATCCGAGCCCACCTCGATTGTCGTCGCCCCACAGAA AGTACAAAAAAAATGGCGCGCACCGTTATTTCCGGGTGACATACAAAGGTTACGGCGACTTTTCGAAGATGCCGCCGCAAGTTGTGACCGCGG CAGTAGCATACTGGGAACGAAGAAAAATGGCCCGCCGTTCCAGGACCTCGGCAACAGTCGCGTCGTCAAAGAAGGATCGTTGCTGTGCAAAGTGATACAGATCGATGGCAAG AAAGCATGCGATCGGTCGTGGAAACCGGTGTGGGCCGTTGTACGCGGACAGACGTTGTGTCTGTACAAAGAAAAACGAGAGTCTATACCTAACATTTCGACCGac acgcCCGCAACTCTTGAAAAGTCGGATGACGTGAACGTGTCCTGCGATCGTATCAACCTTAGAACGTCCACTACGGACGTGGCTCACGACTACACCAAGAGGAAGCACGTGATGCGACTTTGCTCCAGCGTCGCCGACATGGGGTGCACTGAACTACTGCTTCAAGCCGACGACACTTCGTCCATGGTGCGCTGGTTGAAAGCATTGCAGGAACAAGCTCTCGAGGCACAGGCACCTCTGTCTGCAGAAGAA TGTTTGAGCATCTCGCCTGGCAATACTAAGGGCATGCGTAAGTTAGGTACGTTCAGAAACCGTTCGCCCACCGGTGATTCTCCAATCACTAAGACGCGAAAACCGGACCGCAGCCCGTGCCAAGTATCACAGCCACAATCTCCTAAATCTACCAATACTTGGAAAAATCGAATGgccaaacaattaaaaaaaatacagcaaGGATCGGGGTCGCCGGTATCACCGATTATGCCCACACTACCGCCACCCCCGGGCACTGCAATCGGCATACCTCTGGAACTTTGTCCGCCG TCGACGCGTTCCGAGTTTGTACCATTAATAGTAGAAGTATGCACATCAATCGTTGAAGAAAAAGGGTTAGATATCATCGGCATATACag AGTACCTGGTAATACGGCTGCTATTACTTCACTAACAGAAGCGGTCAACAACGGTGGTATGGAAACCCCAGATATGGCCCTTAAACTTCTACAACGAGATCCCCGGTGGACAGATGTTAATGTAATCTCTAGCCTATTAAAATCATTCTTTAGAAGACTTCCCGATGCTCTACTAACAACTGAAATGTATCCACACTTCATCGAGGCTGATAAAATTGATGATCCTGTTCAACGAATGGTTAAATTGCGTGAACTA GTTCATAAACTGCCAGACCACCATTTTGAGACTTTAAGGTATTTGCTGATGCACCTCAAGAAAGTTGTTCATCATAGCGGGGTCAACAAAATGGAAGCACGTAACTTGGCTATTGTGTTTGGCCCTACTCTAGTTCATTCTGCTGATGATAACATGGTTACTATGGTCACAGATATGAGTCATCAGTGCCGCATTGTGGAATCGCTAATattacaa gCTGATTGGTGTTTTGGCAACGGAGATGTGGTAGATCTTACAGCATCCATACCTGAAAATTGTGGACAAGTTCCAGAAATTGAACAAACTGCTCCAAATCAAAATCTTTTGGATAACATCAACAAAGTTTCTGGCAATCAGTACACGCCATTTATGGCCAAAGACCTTGTGACCAATATTGTTGCTGCAGCTAATCGCAAAATGCATCGAGCTACTggcaaaaattcaaatacatcACGAAAGTCTCGTACCAACGTAACCAATAATATAGTTCCTCATATTAGTGTACTTCCAAGTGCATCTGATATTAAACAC GATGTGTCTAACAAAGATAAATTGAACAGCTCAAAAGCCAGTTCAGAGACCGTTTCAAGTACTAGCCTCAATGAATCTGAAGACAGTCTTGATCACCTAACAACTAATGATCAAAGTTTAGATTTACCACCACAAAGTAACGATGGTGCTCCCCCTATTAAGACTTATGTCAACTTAGCTGAAACTACTCAAGAAAGAATACGACGATTTGAACAGGAAACAAAAGCAATGCTTCAAAGAGAAATTAATAGAGGTCAAAGAAGAAGAGAGTATTTTGGACTTGACGAGCCTGTTACTCAAGCAAACGAAGCATTAATGCTAGCTAAAGATTATTCACCAG TCATGGTCAAAGTATCCAAAGGAACAACCAATGGAACTAATGAACAATCAAATGACTCagacttaaaaaataatcagaaaCGATTAAAAACTAGTATTGAGAGTACTGATGAATGGTCAGTAGATTCACTCAGTGATGGTTTAAGAATATCCAATGAACGTCCTATAAGTCACGCATCAGATGAAg CAAATGGTAACATACATCAGCACTTAAGTAACAAACGACAAGGATGGGTTTTTGGCACGTCCCTTAACCAGTATCCGCATTACTACTACTACCAACCTGAAAG GAGGGGATTTATTGGTGAGCCTGACCTCCGCTTTTGA